One genomic segment of candidate division KSB1 bacterium includes these proteins:
- a CDS encoding trimethylamine methyltransferase family protein, producing the protein MQQTRGADNMEQRPFISIISEQLVRRVIDEAMDVLEKVGVMVEHEEGRRLLTDAGARSEPGSSQIKIPRGLVEQSIASAPKAITIYDRAGEPAMQLEADRVHFDPGSAALTILDWKTQKERTPVTADLVALARLTDSLPHLAAQSTGLIPGDVPGAIADRYRLYIALLHGRKPIVTGTFAVDAFEVMWDMLVAVRGSREEL; encoded by the coding sequence ATGCAACAAACACGAGGGGCTGACAACATGGAACAGCGTCCATTCATTTCGATCATCAGCGAGCAGCTTGTCAGGCGCGTGATTGATGAGGCGATGGATGTGCTGGAGAAAGTGGGGGTGATGGTGGAGCACGAAGAGGGGAGGCGCCTGCTCACGGACGCGGGCGCAAGAAGCGAACCGGGCTCTTCGCAAATCAAGATTCCTCGGGGTCTGGTGGAACAATCCATTGCTTCAGCGCCAAAGGCAATCACCATCTACGACCGCGCGGGCGAGCCGGCCATGCAGCTTGAAGCTGATCGCGTGCACTTTGACCCGGGCTCGGCGGCTTTGACCATCCTGGACTGGAAGACGCAAAAGGAGCGCACGCCGGTCACTGCCGACCTCGTGGCCCTGGCGCGCCTCACCGACAGTCTGCCGCACCTTGCGGCGCAAAGCACTGGCCTCATTCCCGGGGACGTGCCTGGAGCCATTGCTGACCGCTACCGGCTGTATATCGCCCTGTTGCACGGGCGCAAGCCCATCGTCACCGGCACCTTCGCGGTGGACGCGTTCGAGGTGATGTGGGACATGCTGGTGGCCGTCCGTGGCAGTCGTGAGGAGCTCC